Proteins from a single region of Xyrauchen texanus isolate HMW12.3.18 chromosome 7, RBS_HiC_50CHRs, whole genome shotgun sequence:
- the lmo4b gene encoding LIM domain transcription factor LMO4b, with protein MVNPGGSAQPPPVGAGSLSWKRCAGCGGKIADRFLLYAMDSYWHSRCLKCSCCQAQLGEIGTSCYTKSGMILCRNDYIRLFGNSGACSACGQSIPASELVMRAQGNVYHLKCFTCSTCRNRLVPGDRFHYINGSLFCEHDRPTALINGHLSSLQTNSLLPDQKVC; from the exons ATGGTGAACCCTGGAGGAAGTGCCCAGCCCCCACCTGTTGGAGCGGGGTCTCTTTCGTGGAAGCGCTGTGCGGGCTGTGGGGGAAAGATTGCTGATCGTTTTCTCCTGTATGCCATGGACAGCTACTGGCACAGCCGCTGTCTGAAATGTTCTTGCTGCCAGGCCCAGCTCGGAGAGATAGGCACATCCTGCTACACTAAGAGTGGCATGATCCTCTGCAGAAATGACTACATCAG GTTATTTGGGAACAGTGGGGCATGCAGTGCGTGTGGTCAGTCTATCCCAGCAAGTGAACTGGTTATGAGGGCGCAAGGCAACGTGTACCATCTCAAG tgtttcacatgttctacctGCCGGAATCGGCTGGTCCCTGGAGACAGGTTTCACTACATCAACGGCAGCTTGTTCTGCGAACACGACAGACCCACAGCACTCATCAATGGCCATTTGAGTTCACTGCAGACTAACTCTCTACTGCCTGACCAGAAA